The following are from one region of the Centropristis striata isolate RG_2023a ecotype Rhode Island chromosome 19, C.striata_1.0, whole genome shotgun sequence genome:
- the hexb gene encoding beta-hexosaminidase subunit beta has translation MSAPLKLTLLLLALAFAQGLLYNDIDEEKPEAERVAEASKYGSLWPLPQKVQISDVSFKLTSFSFKIVDAKESSAGPSCSLLQDAYRRYYEYMFGTAKRQMMSKSRRTGPFELTELQVLITSPDSECDGYPSVSSDESYELSVDQPFAVLKAPKVWGALHGLETFSQLVYEDEYGAKSINSTTISDFPRFSHRGILLDSSRHFLPIKVILANLETMAMNKFNVFHWHIVDDQSFPYLSRTFPQLSQQGAYHPYTHVYTPADVKMVIEFGRLRGIRVIPEFDTPGHTQSWGKGQPDLLTPCYSGSKPSGTFGPVNPILNTTYDFMTQFFKEISTVFPDAYVHLGGDEVDFTCWKSNPDIQKFMDQQGFGQDYSKLESFYIQKLLDIVTTTKKGYMIWQEVFDNGVKLKPDTVVHVWIGGGANDELAKVTASGYTTILSAPWYLDYISYAQDWQKYYKVEPLNFNGTEEQKKLVIGGEACLWGEYVDATNLTPRLWPRASAVAERLWSDKDVTDINDAFNRLSVHRCRMVERGIPAEPLFSSYCPREYRGI, from the exons ATGAGCGCTCCGCTGAAGTTGACACTATTATTGCTGGCTCTTGCATTTGCCCAGGGGctcctgtacaacgacatcgaCGAAGAAAAGCCCGAGGCAGAGCGCGTCGCTGAGGCCTCAAAATACGGCTCTCTGTGGCCTCTGCCGCAGAAAGTGCAAATCTCAGATGTTTCATTCAAGTTGACCAGCTTCAGCTTCAAAATAGTTGACGCCAAAGAGTCGTCCGCTGGACCGAGCTGCAGCCTCCTGCAGGATGCGTACAGGAG GTATTATGAGTACATGTTTGGCACCGCAAAAAGGCAGATGATGAGTAAAAGCAGGCGAACAGGACCCTTTGAGCTGACAGAGCTTCAGGTGTTGATCACATCACCTGACTCTGAATGTGACGGCTATCCAAGTGTGTCTTCTGACGAGTCAT ATGAGCTGTCAGTGGATCAGCCGTTTGCTGTCCTGAAAGCACCGAAGGTCTGGGGAGCCCTGCATG GTCTGGAAACTTTCAGCCAGTTGGTGTATGAAGATGAATATGGAGCT AAAAGCATCAATTCAACCACAATCAGTGACTTCCCCAGATTCTCACATAGAGGCATCTTACTGGACAGCTCTCGGCATTTCCTGCCCATTAAAGTCATCCTGGCTAATCTG GAAACGATGGCGATGAAcaaatttaatgttttccaCTGGCACATCGTGGATGATCAGTCCTTCCCGTACCTGAGCCGAACGTTCCCACAGCTGAGCCAGCAG GGAGCTTACCACCCTTACACACATGTGTATACACCCGCTGACGTGAAGATGGTGATTGAGTTTGGCCGCCTGCGAGGTATTCGTGTTATCCCGGAGTTTGACACTCCaggacacacacagtcatggggCAAAG GTCAGCCAGATCTGCTCACGCCTTGTTACTCTGGCTCCAAACCCTCTGGCACTTTTGGACCGGTGAACCCCATCCTGAACACCACGTACGACTTCATGACCCAGTTCTTCAAGGAGATCAGCACCGTGTTCCCTGATGCCTACGTTCACCTGGGAGGTGACGAGGTGGACTTCACCTGCTG gAAGTCCAACCCAGACATTCAGAAGTTCATGGATCAGCAAGGCTTCGGACAAGACTACAGCAAACTGGAATCATTCTATATCCAAAA ACTCTTGGATATCGTCACCACTACCAAGAAGGGCTACATGATCTGGCAGGAGGTCTTTGACAATGGAGTGAAG TTAAAGCCAGACACAGTAGTGCATGTGTGGATCGGCGGCGGGGCTAATGATGAGCTGGCCAAGGTCACGGCATCAGGGTACACCACCATCCTCTCCGCCCCATGGTACCTAGATTACATTAGCTACGCACAGGACTGGCAGAAGTACTACAAGGTTGAGCCGCTCAACTTCAACG gAACTGAAGAACAAAAGAAGCTTGTGATTGGTGGAGAAGCCTGTTTGTGGGGAGAGTATGTCGACGCCACTAACCTGACCCCCAGGCTCTG GCCTCGTGCCAGTGCTGTGGCAGAGCGGCTGTGGAGCGACAAGGATGTGACGGACATCAACGATGCCTTCAACAGACTGTCTGTGCACCGCTGTCGCATGGTGGA GCGTGGGATCCCAGCTGAGCCCCTGTTTTCAAGCTACTGTCCCCGTGAGTACAGAGGTATCTGA
- the enc1 gene encoding ectoderm-neural cortex protein 1 produces the protein MKMSVCVHENRKSRASTGSMNIYLFHKSSYADSVLMHLNSLRQQRLFTDVMLHAGSRSFPCHRAVLAACSRYFEAMFSGGLRESQASEVDFRDSIHPEVLELLLDYAYSSRVVINEENAESLLEAGDMLEFQDIRDACAEFLERNLHPTNCLGMLLLSDAHQCTKLSELSWGMCLSNFPAICKTEDFLQLPKDMVVQLLSHEELETEDERLVYEAALNWINYDLEKRHCHLPELLRTVRLALLPAIFLMENVSTEELINAKPKSKELVDEAIRCKLKILQNDGVVNSPCARPRKTSHALFLLGGQTFMCDKLYLVDQKAKEIIPKADIPSPRKEFSACAIGCKVYITGGRGSENGVSKDVWVYDTVHEEWSKAAPMLIARFGHGSAELKHCLYVVGGHTAATGCLPASPSVSLKQVEQFDPVANKWTMVAPLREGVSNAAVVSVKLKLFAFGGTSVTHDKLPKVQCYDPQENRWSVPASCPQPWRYTAAAVLGNQIFVMGGDTEFSACSAYKFSSESYQWTKVGDVTAKRMSCQAVASGNKLYVVGGYFGTQRCKTLDCYDPTLDAWNSITTVPYSLIPTAFVSTWKHLPA, from the coding sequence ATGAAAATGTCCGTGTGCGTCCATGAGAACCGGAAATCACGAGCCAGCACTGGCTCGATGAACATCTACCTGTTCCACAAATCCTCCTATGCCGACAGTGTCCTCATGCACCTCAACTCGCTGCGGCAGCAACGGCTCTTCACAGACGTCATGCTCCATGCAGGCAGCCGCTCCTTCCCCTGCCATCGCGCCGTGCTGGCTGCCTGCAGCCGCTACTTTGAGGCCATGTTCAGCGGCGGGCTGAGGGAGAGCCAGGCCAGTGAGGTTGACTTCCGTGACTCCATCCACCCAGAGGTTTTAGAGCTCCTGCTGGATTACGCATACTCATCGCGTGTGGTCATCAATGAGGAGAATGCAGAGTCACTACTGGAGGCTGGGGACATGCTAGAGTTTCAGGACATCCGGGACGCCTGTGCTGAATTCCTAGAGAGAAACCTTCATCCAACTAACTGTCTTGGCATGCTGTTGCTGTCGGATGCCCACCAGTGCACCAAGCTGTCAGAGCTCTCCTGGGGCATGTGCCTCAGCAACTTTCCTGCAATTTGCAAGACAGAGGACTTCCTCCAATTGCCCAAAGATATGGTGGTGCAGCTTTTGTCACATGAGGAGCTAGAGACGGAAGATGAGAGACTGGTTTATGAAGCTGCGCTTAACTGGATCAACTATGACCTGGAAAAGAGGCACTGCCACCTTCCGGAGCTCCTGAGAACGGTCCGTCTGGCCCTGCTGCCTGCCATCTTTCTCATGGAGAACGTTTCAACAGAAGAGCTGATCAACGCAAAGCCCAAGAGCAAGGAGCTGGTGGATGAAGCCATCCGCTGTAAGCTGAAGATCCTGCAGAATGATGGCGTAGTGAACAGCCCATGTGCTCGACCGAGAAAGACCAGCCATGCCCTATTCCTTCTGGGAGGGCAGACTTTTATGTGTGACAAGTTGTACCTGGTGGACCAGAAAGCCAAAGAGATCATCCCCAAGGCCGACATTCCCAGTCCCAGAAAGGAGTTCAGTGCCTGCGCTATCGGCTGTAAGGTGTATATCACTGGCGGTAGAGGCTCAGAGAATGGTGTGTCCAAAGATGTGTGGGTCTACGATACCGTCCACGAGGAATGGTCAAAGGCAGCACCCATGCTCATTGCCAGGTTTGGGCACGGCTCTGCGGAGCTGAAACACTGCCTCTACGTGGTTGGAGGTCACACGGCAGCGACTGGCTGCCTCCCAGCTTCGCCGTCTGTATCACTCAAACAGGTAGAGCAGTTTGATCCAGTAGCAAACAAGTGGACCATGGTGGCTCCTTTGAGAGAGGGTGTCAGCAACGCAGCTGTGGTCAGCGTCAAGCTCAAGCTCTTTGCCTTCGGAGGAACCAGCGTCACCCACGACAAGCTGCCCAAGGTGCAGTGCTATGACCCGCAGGAGAACCGATGGTCTGTGCCCGCGTCCTGCCCGCAGCCGTGGCGCTACACTGCCGCTGCAGTGCTGGGAAACCAGATCTTCGTCATGGGCGGGGACACAGAGTTCTCAGCATGCTCGGCTTATAAGTTCAGCAGTGAGAGCTACCAGTGGACTAAAGTGGGCGACGTGACAGCCAAGCGGATGAGCTGCCAGGCTGTGGCGTCGGGGAACAAACTGTATGTGGTGGGTGGGTACTTTGGCACTCAGCGGTGTAAAACTCTGGACTGCTATGACCCGACGCTGGATGCGTGGAACAGCATCACTACTGTGCCATATTCGCTCATTCCAACTGCGTTCGTCAGCACCTGGAAACATCTGCCTGCTTGA